In the genome of Labeo rohita strain BAU-BD-2019 chromosome 24, IGBB_LRoh.1.0, whole genome shotgun sequence, one region contains:
- the LOC127155661 gene encoding kelch-like protein 34, with the protein MNYYLMLSNSHGEGVLSRYQSLRLEGRMCDVVLEAEGVEFPAHRTLLACSSDYFWSVFQDYTLESRARTISLPALSSLGLEQILDFIYTSWISLSPSTLEVTLQAACYLQISHAVDLCTQYISESIAPDNCCFFANIAARYGLSEAFDDSNCFISSNMRRILASDEYKAELMELNFDSLQEVLVAEEIPGVKEIDLLLLVLDWLECNPQSALESNALLSRIRFGLIPPKELSQLSALKPALRTPFIRSLVQKALNYHLQGPLQPLLQSVHTSLRTTKSKILLVGGGPDANRPKNQILTYEPRNKKFQPLSTPLPNKLQHQGVCVIGNFLFVLGGEVVRVDEVNEKSAVMTVTDQVWRYDPRFEQWEEMEPLLQKRAQFACCVVEGVIFAIGGRGQKGEPALSSVERYNMSEGCWRSGVSLPYSVHGHACATIGTGIYISGGIHVNNPESSKELLFLNAIKGYAWQRRSNMSIARFGHQMAAVRGRIYSFLGMYEPFCDIERYSPEQDLWTRLKPLLNDRFCYGLTTTGGRRVLMFGGRKWQEGQEVCTTNVLEYDTEYDAWREVCKLPGPLCGTQCVIMTLQDPPET; encoded by the coding sequence ATGAATTACTACCTGATGCTCAGCAACAGCCATGGAGAAGGTGTTCTGTCTCGGTACCAGAGCTTGCGTCTGGAGGGTCGCATGTGTGATGTTGTTCTGGAGGCAGAAGGTGTGGAGTTCCCTGCTCATCGCACTTTGCTAGCCTGTTCCAGCGACTACTTCTGGTCCGTGTTTCAGGACTACACCCTGGAATCCCGTGCCCGCACTATCAGCTTGCCAGCCCTGTCATCTCTAGGCCTGGAGCAGATACTGGACTTCATCTACACCTCATGGATCTCACTGTCACCCTCCACTCTAGAGGTCACACTACAGGCTGCCTGCTATCTACAGATCAGCCATGCTGTGGATCTTTGCACTCAGTACATCTCCGAAAGCATTGCTCCTGACAACTGCTGCTTTTTTGCTAACATAGCAGCTCGCTATGGCCTTTCTGAAGCATTCGATGACAGCAACTGTTTTATTAGCAGTAACATGCGCAGAATACTTGCATCTGATGAATACAAGGCTGAGCTAATGGAGTTAAATTTTGATTCTCTGCAAGAGGTGCTTGTAGCTGAGGAGATACCAGGAGTGAAGGAGATAGACCTTCTGCTGCTGGTTTTGGACTGGTTAGAGTGCAACCCACAATCTGCCCTGGAAAGCAATGCATTGCTCAGTCGGATCCGATTTGGTTTGATTCCACCTAAAGAGCTCTCTCAACTTAGTGCTCTTAAACCTGCTCTACGTACACCCTTCATCCGCAGCCTAGTGCAGAAAGCACTTAACTACCACCTTCAGGGTCCCCTACAACCTCTACTACAAAGTGTCCACACCAGCCTAAGAACCACAAAGAGCAAGATTCTTCTGGTGGGAGGAGGACCAGATGCAAACAGACCCAAGAATCAGATCCTTACCTACgaacctcggaataagaaattCCAGCCACTCTCAACACCCCTGCCAAACAAGCTACAGCACCAGGGAGTATGCGTTATTGGCAACTTCCTATTTGTACTAGGTGGTGAGGTGGTGCGGGTGGATGAGGTGAATGAGAAGAGTGCTGTAATGACTGTTACTGACCAGGTGTGGCGCTATGACCCACGGTTTGAGCAGTGGGAGGAGATGGAACCACTCTTGCAGAAGAGGGCACAGTTTGCCTGCTGTGTGGTGGAAGGTGTTATTTTTGCTATCGGTGGACGGGGCCAGAAGGGTGAGCCTGCTTTGTCATCTGTGGAAAGGTACAATATGAGTGAAGGGTGCTGGCGCAGTGGGGTATCATTACCGTATTCAGTTCACGGGCATGCCTGTGCCACTATTGGAACAGGAATCTACATCTCCGGCGGCATCCACGTCAACAACCCAGAGAGTAGCAAAGAACTGCTGTTTCTGAATGCCATTAAGGGGTATGCCTGGCAGAGACGTTCTAACATGTCCATTGCCAGATTTGGCCACCAGATGGCAGCAGTGAGGGGAAGAATTTACAGCTTTCTGGGAATGTATGAGCCCTTCTGTGACATTGAACGCTACAGTCCTGAGCAAGACCTGTGGACCCGTCTAAAGCCCCTACTGAATGACCGCTTCTGCTACGGTTTGACCACAACAGGAGGCAGGCGTGTGCTTATGTTTGGAGGCAGAAAATGGCAGGAAGGACAGGAGGTGTGTACAACAAATGTGCTGGAGTATGACACAGAATATGATGCCTGGAGAGAAGTGTGTAAACTACCAGGGCCCTTGTGTGGGACTCAGTGTGTCATAATGACTCTTCAAGACCCTCCGGAGACCTAA
- the smpx gene encoding small muscular protein: MSKQPSTNVKALQANLNIPMGALRPGAGHPVKRREDTVDAEEASPVTPEEKKPLPGAVKLPGPAVNLSELQNVKSELRWVTKD; the protein is encoded by the exons ATGTCTAAACAGCCATCGACTAACGTAAAAGCCCTTCAG GCCAACCTTAATATTCCGATGGGGGCTCTGCGTCCTGGGGCGGGACATCCTGTGAAGAGGAGAGAAGATACAGTAGATGCAGAGGAG GCGTCCCCAGTGACTCCAGAGGAGAAAAAGCCCCTGCCAGGTGCTGTGAAACTCCCAGGCCCCGCAGTCAACCTCTCCGAGCTCCAGAACGTAAAGAGTGAACTCAGATGGGTCACCAAGGACTAA